Below is a window of Burkholderia cepacia DNA.
CTGCGCTGAAGTCGCGGGTCGACCGCACATTGACCTCGCTCACCGGCAGAGGCGCAACGCCGTCGACAGCGCTGACCGCGCTGCTCGTCGGCCTCGAAGCGGAAAGCCCGCACGCGCGGGTCGTCGACATGATCGAACAGGATCTCGACCGGCCCACGCAACTGGCCTTGATCGCACATCTGCGTGAATGCGCGGCCGCCGGCATGCGCCCGCTGTTCCTGCTCACGCGCTCGTCGGCGATCCTCGATCTGTCCGCCGTCGGCCCCGACGAAACCATCCTGTTGTGCCCCGCCAATCACAGCCCGCCGTCACGCGTGGCGCCTTACCCCGGCGCACCCGGCTATGAAGCCGTGGCGACGTGCCTGGCGTCGCCGGAGATCCGCGAGCGGCTCGCCCGCCGGCCGGAAGCGACGTAGTCCGCCGTCACGATTCCGGCCGCCCCATCCGCCGCGCCATCGCCGGGCTCACCGCATGCACGGGATCGAAGCCGAAGAATTCGAGCACGTGCCGCGCGACGTCGTCGCGATCGTTGTCCGCGCAGATCATGTGATAGCTGTTCTCCAGCACGATCCCGCGCGCGTCGGGCATCTTCTCCAGCAGGAAATCGGCCGAGCGCAGGCTCGTCAGTTCGTCCTCGCGCGCATGCAGCACGAGCGTCGGGCACGGCGTGCCGGACGCGGCCCCGAGCGCCCAGTCGCGCATCCGGTCGACCTGCCGCACACAGGCAAGCGGCACCCACGCGTAGTGGAAGCTGTCCTGCCGCTCGAACTTCTTCTTCACGATCGCGCGGATCGTCGCGTTCTTGATGCCGAACGGATCGCCTTCCTCGACGCGCATCCGCTCCGCGACACCCGGCACGCGATACAGCACATGCCGCAGCGACCGGTACCACGGCGTCGACCAGCCGTCGATGAACACCGGCGTCGCCAGCAACGCGAGCCGGCCGCGCGCATGCTGCACGCGGTGGCACAGCAGCAGTGCGACCAGCGCGCCCATGCACATGCCCGCGACATGCAGCGTGTCGTACTCGCGTTCCAGCGCGCGATACTGTTCGGTCACCGCGTCGAGCCACGCCTCCGCGCGCACGCCGACCAGATCCTCGGGGCGCGTGCCGTGTCCCGGCAGCGTGATCATGTGCGTGTCGGCGCCCGCGCGCCGCATCGCCTTGTGCAGCGAACCGAGATCGTATTGCGTGCCGCCGAGCCCGTGGATCAGCAGGACGCCCGTGCGGCCTGTCATGACACGTGCCTGCTCATTCGTCCGCCGGCCACACGCGTTCGATCTGCCAGACGCCCGCGACCACCGTTACGTCGACGTTCGAATCGAGCAACGGCGCGCCGTGGTCGGTGATCGTCTGCGTGCCGCCGTCGCGCAGCACGATGCGCAGCGACAGCGACGCGCGATCCTCGCCGGCGATCTCCGCGTTCCAGTAGTCGCTCAGTGCTTCGCGGTCGCCCGGCTGCACGCGTTCGAGCACGAGCGGCACGCTCGCGATCTGCGACGCATCGACGCCGACGCCGAACACACGCTCGACGTCGCCGCTCCAGTCGATCCGGCCCGACTCCGGATCGAGCACGTACGCGATCTGGCCGGCGCTCGCGAGCGCGAGCTCCATGTTGTTCTGCAGGACCGCCGCATGCTCGTGCACACGCTCGCGCGTCGTCTTCAGCGTGCTGACCGTCAGCACCAGCAGCGACGCGACCGCGAGATAGAGCTGCGCTTCGAGCAGCGCGCTGCCGTAGTGTTCGTGAAACGACGAGAACGGGCCGTCGCCCTGCGCGGTCTGCTCGATCACGATCAGCGCGAGCACCAGCACCGACGACGAGCCCGCGCGACCGCCGAGCAGCAGCGTCACCGCGACGGTCAGGAACAGCGGAATATACGTGAGCGCGAAGCCGGCGCCCGTGCCGAATTTCTGCGACGTGTCGCCGTCGAAGATCACCAGCGCGACGATCACGAGCAGCACGAACGCGACGATCCCGAGCATCAGGTCGAAGCGCTCGTGGTCGCCCGAGCGGTGCGCGCGAAAGCGCGACCACGACGCGAGCACCGGCGTGACCAGCAGCACGCCGACGAAATCGGATGCAGCCCACACCGACCACACGTCGAAGAACGGCGCGCCCTTGACCGTCGTGTACCACGCCGCGCCGCCGATCGCGCCGACGACGCCCGCGATCAACCCGGCGAGGATCACCGAGCGCAGGAAGTACAGCCCTTCGAGCGAGAAGCGCACGCGCTGCACGAGCCAGACCGCGAGCGCGGCCGCGCCGACCTCGTCGATCGTGAACAGCACCGCATTGACGAGGCTGCCGTGTTCGATCGCCGTCAGTGCGAGCTGCCCCACGAGGAACGCGCCGGCCAGCGTCAGCCAGTCGCGCACCGGCCGCAACATGAACGCGCCGACCGTGACGCCGGCCGGCAGCCAGATGTAGCCCGTCAGCCGGACGGGGCCGTTGAACTCGTGCGAGATGTAGCCGGTCGCGAGATACAGCGCCGCCCAGAGCAGCGCGGCGACGAGCCCCGGCCGCGATCGTTTGGTGTCCATCGAGAATCCCTGTGTGCCGCGCCTGCGGCCTGCAGGTGCGCGATGTGCGAATGATATGCGGATGGGGTAGGTGGGGGAATACCGGGGCCCGGAACCACGTTCGGGGCCCCGGCACGCCCGCAGGCTGGCGAGTGTGACCGGGAAAGTATCGGAAAAGTTCGTGGCTCGCCGACTGCTATCGGGACACGTTCGTATGCGGTCTTGTCCGGATGGCCAAAATCGCGCGCAGCCGGCCGGCCGCGCCTACGATGAAAGGCATCCGAAAGCATTCGTTTCGGGTATCGTCCACGTCTCCAGCCCGCATTCCCCATGACCACACGTAATGGAAACAGCCCCGGTCCGGCCGACATCGGCCCCTTCGATGCCATGAGCCGATTTCGCGTCACGTACGACGGGCCCGCGCTCGAATCGTCCGAGATGGACGTGCGCGAACTCGCGCCCGCGCTGCTTGCATTCGGCGATTTGCTCGACGCATCGACGCGCGCACTGTGCGGCGATCAGGTTCGGCCGCAGGTGAACGTGCGCGGCAGCTTCAAGACCGGCAGCTTCGGCATCGACTTCACGCTCGCGACCTCACTGCTCGGCCGCATGCGTGACATGCTGAGCGGCAACGAAGGCACGGCGCTCGCCAATGCGGTCACGATCCTGACCGCGCTCGGCATCGCCGCGCCCAAGGCGAGGAAGGGGCTCTTCGCCGTTCTCAGATGGCTGCGCGGGCGCGAGATCCGGCAGGTGCGGATCCAGGATCACATCGCGGTGCTGCAGGTCGAGGGCGACGAACTCGAGATCGACCTGCCCGTCCTCACGCTGCTGCGCGACGTCCGCGTTCGCCACGCAACCGCGCAGGTCCTGGCGCCGCTCGCGCGCGAAGGCGTCGAGATTTTCGCGGCCGGCACCGATACGGAAGTGTTCGAGACGGTCGCCCGCCACGAGATTGCGTGGTTTCACGCGCCCGAGCCAACCGACGCGCTCCTGCTCGACGAGCATCGCAAGATGGCGTTCTCGATCGTGTCGCTCGCGTTCAAGGACGACAACAAATGGCGGCTGTACGACGGCACGTCGACGATTCACGCAACGATCACGGATGCCGGCTTCCTGTCGCGCGTGAACAACAGCCAGATCAGTTTCAGCAAGGGGGACGTGCTCTTGTGCAATGTCCGTATGCAGCAATGGCAAACTTCAGACGGCGCAAAAACCGAATATGAAGTCACGGATGTTCTCGAACATCGCCCGGCCGGCCTGCAAATTCAGTTGCCCGGCCTGTGATCCGCGTCGAAGCCCGATGCCCAACGCAACCCGTCAACCATCATGAAACCGGCGATCGATCTGCGTCCTGCCTCCGCCACCGACCTCCCGTTCCTGCTGACGCTCCGTCGACTGACGATGACCGAGCACCTGCAACGCGTCGGCGCGCCGACCGATGACGCGGCGCACGACCAGCGCATCCGCGCGCACTTTGAAGACGCGATGATTGTTTGCGCAGGCGCCGAGGCCATCGGCTTGCTGAAGGTGACGCGCGCCGCCGGCGAATGGCACGTCCATCAGATCCAGATTCTCCCGGCGCACCAGGGCCGCGGCATCGGCGAGGCCGTGCTGAACGCATTGCTGACCGACGCCGCACGCGAGCACGTGCCGGTATCGCTCAGCGTGCTGCACGGCAACCCGGCGCGGCGGCTCTACGAACGGCTCGGCTTCCGGCTCGCGTCGGAAACCGACACGAGCGCGAGCCTGATCTGGCGCGCGTGACGCACGCCGTTGCGACGCCGCCGCATGACGATCATTGCGTGATCTTCGCGTCCTTCAGCAGATTGCCGATCATCTGCGCGCTCGCCTTCTCGACCGCGATCGCCTGCAGCTGCTGCTGAAGCCCCGGCTTCGCGGCCTCGAAACCGGGCACCTGCGTCGGCCGCTTCGCATCCAGCTTCACGATCGCCCGCACGCCATCGACCGGAATCGAATCCTTCGTCGCCGCGCCGACGGTCAGCTTCTCGAGCGCCTGAGCGACCGGCAGCGGCAACCCGCCCGTCCTGCCTTCCGCCGCCGGCGTGTTGAAGCTCACCCACGGCAGCTCGCCGCCGCTGTCGCGGCTCGGCGCCATGCTGTACTGACGCGCGAGCCCGTCGAACGACTTGCCCGCTTTCAACTCACTCAGCACGGTCGCGGCCGTCACCGGATCCTTGACGACGATCACGCGCGGCTTGTATTCGCTCTTGCCGAGCGTCGCGACGAGCGCGTCGTAACGCGCCTTCACCTGCTCGTCGGTCACCGGCTCGGGCTTCACGTTGTCGCGCAGGTATAGCTGCACCTCGGCCGTCGCCTTCGCCTGCTGCACCGCCGCCTTGACCTCGGGCTTGTCGCCGTAGTTCGCCTTCTCGGCCGCCTGCTGCACCAGCACGCGCGTGATCAGCTGGTTCTTGATCGCTTGGCGGACCTGCGGCGAATCGGGCTGCCCGGACGCGCGCAGCAGCGTGTCGACGTCGGTCTGCGTGATCGGCGTGCCGTTGACGGTCGCGACTGTCGCGGCCGTCTGCGCGTAAACGGAACCGCTCAGTGCGCCGGCCAGTGCGGCGATCAGCAACAGGCGGTTCGGTGTCGTCTTCATCTTCATCGTTATCGTCGCTTCGAGCGTAAAAAGCCCGGCATGGAGCATGCCGCGCCAGTTCATCGTGCACGCACACGCAGCGCCTGCGTGTGCCGCTGTCATTGTGCACGGAACCGCATTTCCGCGTCGGGAGGTTGGGAAGCGCCGCGCAACGCGGCCCGGCGCGCATTGCGCGCACCGTTCATTGCGAACATGTGACGTGGCAATCACGCGAAACCGCGTCGATTGACGTCACGACTTCGCGAGTCCGGCCGCTGCCCGAAGCGGCCGCGCGTTCAGCCGGTCAAGGCGTCCATCGGTACACGGTGATGCTGTTCCCCTTCACGTTGTTCTTCATCACCACGTACTCGCCATTCGAGCGGCGGTACGCGCGGATGCTGTACATCGCGTCGATCGCGCTGCTCGTATCGACGGTCGCGGGGCTCGCATTGACCAGCGTGGTATCGAGATTGCCGGTGGTAAGGTTGAACGCGTCGACGTTCGGCCACAGCGGCCCGCTGCTGCTGAACCAGTAGCCGACGAACAGGTGATTGCCGACCGCATCGATCGACTTCGCGCCGCTGTGCGGCAGTGTGATCACCGGATCGGGTTTCGTCGTGTTGCCCGTGCTCCAGCCGTGGTACACCTCGATACGCGTGCCGATCGACGTCCAGTCGTTGCTGCCGAGCGCCCCCTGCGCGAGCACCATCGTGTCGCTGTCCGCGAGATAGACGATGCGCGTCAGCGGCAGGATGCTGGCCGGAATGCGGGTCGCGACACCCGGCCCCCACGACGGTTTGCCGTTCGCGTCGAAACCGGTCAGCGGGTAATGCGTGATCGCGCCGGTCTTGTCGAGGCCGGCCCACACGCCGCCCTTGCTGTCGATGCTGAAGCCGCTCGTCACGCGCTGCGTCGTGTTGAACGCGGGGCCCGGAATCGATCCGTCGGGAATCGCGATATAGCCGTTCGCCGCGTTGAAGTGGTAGAAGTAGAAGACGGGCGGATTCTGGCCGGCCGCGACGAGGATCCGGTTCGCGCCCACCGACGTGAGCAGCCCAAAGTGTTCGTCGCGCTGCGTATCGCTCATGTTGATGCGCGGGTCCGACGGGTACGCGAACGGATCCACGGTGTTCGCGACGAACTTGCCGCCCGCGGTTCCGCTGTATACATGCGTGCCGCCATAGAACAGCGCGCCGTCCGTGACGGGGTCCGGCGCCGCGATGCCTTCGAAGTTCAGCGACTGCAGCGTATAGCGCAGGCTCCCGGTGCTGCTGTACGCATGAATGTCGGTCGCGCCGTTGCGGCCGAGATCCCAGCTGCCGCCCCATGGATTGTTGAGCACATAAAGGTTGCCGCCGGTGTCCTTGCCGATCCCGACGATCCGCGTGAAGCGCTGCGCGCCGACCTGCCCCTTGATGCCCGTCGTCGTGTCGAGATAGCCGCCGCGCACGCCGAACGTGCCGGCCAGCGCGGGCCGGCCCGCCACCGTATAGCGCTTGATGTTCTGGTCGGGGCCTTCATCGCCCACCAGCAGTTGCGCGGCCGCCGCATCGAAATACAGCGCCGACGGCTGCGACCCGGCCGCCATCCGGATCGTGTTCAGCAGCGCGCCCGCCGGGCTGAAGCCGACGATCGCGCCCGCGCTCTTCTGCGCGACCCACACGTTGCCCGCGCCGTCCACCGCGAGCGCGCCCGGCGCCGACACATTGATGTCGCGCTGCCACACGCCGTCGGTGGTGAATACGCGCACGCGATTGCCGTAGAAGTCGCTGGCGTAGAGCAGCGAACCGGCCGTCGCGAGCCCGGTGACGACGTCGATGCGCGGCTGGTTGGTTGCCGCGCTGATCTGGATCACGCGGTCGCGATACTTCGTCGCGCGGTTGTAGCGCCCCACCGCGCCGCTGCCGTACGTCTTGCCGGGCTGCAGCGCAACGAACAGCGACGTCGCGTTGCCGGTGATCGCGCTGCCCTGGAATTCCGAGTGCGTGCCGATCGAGCCGATGCTCTTGCCGTTCTGGTAAATCGCCACACCGCCTTCATCCTCGTCCCACATCGACGCCGTGTAAATCACGCCTTCCGGGGCAACCCACATCGCACGCGCGACGTTGCCGACGTGCGCCGCGAGCGTGCCGTAGGTATTCGCCAGCCAGTCGGTGGTATTGCCGGCGTGTGCGGCCGGTGCGATCGCGGCAATCGCTGCGGCAACAAGCGCAGCCTGGATTCGTTTTCTGGCGACCATGACGGATGCTCTCCTGAATGATGCAAACATTCACATGAGGGGTCGGCCGGCCAGATGGCTTGAAATTCGCAATGCGTAAATTCTTCCCCTGAATCATCTGGCGCAGTCGGTATTACGTACGGCATGCCTTCGATAATGAGCAGGGCGAGAATAGCGTTATATAAATCGAAAAAAATTGCGGGCCGCTCGCGCTTTCGGCAAGCACCACCATGCGATTGCGCGACAGTGAATGTTCACTTACGCGCTGGCGCGGAAATGGCGGGAATCAGGCATTCGCCTGCGGGAATATCACCGCTGGTCCAGCGATGACGGATTGAAACGGCAAACATTTTTACCGGCGAATCGGAAAAAGCCGCCGAATGCGGTGCAAAGGCACCGCACAAAACAAATCGCCGGCCTGGATCCGTATCGAATCCAGGCCGGCGATCGTCATTGACTACGGGGCAGGCAACGCGTCGCCGCGTTGCCGTGCATCACGCCGAGGTCTCCCGCACTTTCACCTCGGCCACGCGCCCGCCGTCCGAATCGTTGTCATCGCGCGGATCGTCGAGTTGCCCTTCCCACTTCGCGACCACCGCAGCCGCGATCGAGTTGCCGACCGCGTTGGTGGCCGAGCGCCCCATGTCGAGGAACATGTCGACGCCCATGATCAGCAGCAACCCGGCTTCGGGCATGTTGAACTGGTTGAGCGTCGCGGCGATCACGACCAGCGACGCACGCGGTACGCCGGCCATCCCCTTCGACGTCACCATCAGCATCAGCAGCATCGTGATCTGCGTGCCCAGCGGCAGATGGATGCCGTACACCTGCGCGATGAACAGCACCGCGAACGTGCAGTACATCATCGAGCCGTCGAGGTTGAACGAATAGCCGATCGGCAGCACGAAGCTCGAGATCTTGCGGTTCACGCCGAAGCGGTCCAGCGCGTCCAGCAGCTTCGGATACGCAGCCTCGGAGCTCGCCGTCGCGAACGACAGCAGGAACGGCTCGCGAATCAGCCGGATCAGCGTGAACGCGCGCTTGCCCAGGAACGTCACGCCGGCGAGCGTCAGCACGCCCCACAGCAGCGCGAGCGCCAGATAGAAGCTCGCCATGAACTTCGCAAACGTCAGCAGGATGCCGAGCCCTTCGGTCGTGATCGTCGACGCGAGCGCCGCGAACACCGCGATCGGCGCAAACCACATCACCGCGCCCGTCACCTTCAGCATCACCTGCGCGAGATCCTCGATCACGCCCGTCAGGCGCTTGCCCGCGTCGCCGAGCGCCGACAGCGCGGTGCCGAAGAAGATCGAGAACACCACGATCTGCAGGATTTCGTTGTTCGCCATCGCCTCGGCGATCGACTTCGGCACCAGGTGGACCACGAAGTCCTTCAGCGTGAAGGCACCCGTCTTCAGGTTGAGGGCCGCATCGGCAGGCGGCAGCGGCAGGCTCAGGTGGCTGCCCGGCTGCAGGATCGTCGCGGTCAGCAGACCCAGCAGCAGCGACGTGAACGACGCGATGAAGAACCAGCCGAACGCCTTGACGCCCACGCGGCCCACCGCGCCGCCGTCGCCCATCTGCGCAATGCCGACGGTCAGCGTCGCGAATACCAGCGGCGCGATGATCATCTTGATCAATCGCAGGAATACATCAGACAGCAACGACACGTAACCGGCGACTTCCTTCGCCATCTTCGGGTCGGGAAACGCGCTGTGACACGCGTAACCCACGGCGATACCCAGCATCATCGCCACGACGATGTACTTGGTAATGTTGTGCTTCTTCTTCATTAGTAATCCAAATCACAAAACGTATGTTGCTAACGGCTGGCAAATCATTCGCGTCCGGCTGCGAATCGGAACCTGGGTCGCCACGCGTGCGACAAGTCCGCGCTGGCGCTCACCAGGGCGGACAAGGGGGGGCATTCTAACGCAAATGGCGCATCGGCTTTCAAATCTGAAAGCGCGGCCCGTTGATCTGAGTCTGGATGTCGCCGGAAAGGCAGGTTTTGTCGCGATCCAGCACGATCCTGATCGGGACCGGCCGGCGTGCAGCAGCCTGGCCGAGGGTGCGAAATGGACCGGCGCCGCCGCGGCAAACGGGTTTCGCGAGTACACGCACATCAGCGAGCCGCCCGCGCGGGGCGCCGACACGGTCAAGCGATCGCGACACATTCTCACAAAGATGCGCAGACCTCGACACTACGATACGTAAACGATATGTAATATTTGGAAATGATTCGCGTTGACGCCACGCCCGAGCGTCGACGCGCGATCGCGGGCCGGCACGCGGCATCGTGTTCGAGTCATTGCTCCCGACGGGTTGAGCCATTCGTTCATAAGTAGTCCTCTGGATGGACGATCGAGGAAAAGCGACATCGTGATGAACATTCTGTACACCAACTTCCACCGCGACTACGGCGGCGGCCAGGATACCTACGTACGCGATCTCGCCGCCGCGATGAGCCGGCATCATCGCGTGACCGTCGCGTCTCCGGAGGGAAGCCGCCTGTCGCGCCTGTTGAAGGACAGCCCCGACGTGGCCATCTTCGACATGGAATTCAAGCCGCGCTGGAACCGGCTGTGCCAGGAAATCGTCCGGCTGCGCCGGCGGATCGCCGCCGAGCGCTTCGACGTCATCCACGTGAACGGGTCCGCCGACCACCGGCAGGTGATGCTCGCGCTGCTCGGGTGCCGGTACCGGCCCGCGGTCGTGCTCACCAAGCACAACACGTATCGCGCCGACAGCTTTGGCAACCTGCTGCGCGCTCGGCTCGCCACCGACCACACCATCGCGGTCAGCGACTACGTCGCGAGCATGCTCGCGCTGCGCTCCCCGTACGGAGACGTGACGGTCGTGAAGCACGGCGTGCGCCGGTCGGCCGCCGAACGACTGGCCATCGACGAGATCCGCCGCCGCAAGATCGCGCTGTTCGGGCCGTCAGGCGCGGACGCGATCGTGCTGGGCAGCAGCGCCGGCACCGCGCCGGAGAAAGGCTGGATGGACCTGATCGCGGCACTGGGCGGCCTGCCCGAGGGCGAGCGCGAGCGGTTTCGTGTGCTGCTGGTCGGCGCGGAGCCTTCCCGCGAGCAGCGCGAACAGATCGCGCGGCACGGCATGGCGTCGCGCACCGCGTTCACCGGGCGCCTCGACGACGTACGGGCGCCGTTCTCGATCATCGACGTGTCGTTCGTGCTGTCGTACCACGAAAGCCTGTCGTACGCGTGCCGCGAAGCGATGTCGCTCGGCTGCCCCGCGATCGTCACGCGCGTGGGAGGACTGCCCGAAAACGTCGAGCCGGGCGTGGACGGCTGGGTCGTCCCGCCGCGCGAGCCCGAGGCGATCGAGGCCATCCTGAGCGCGATCGCGCGCGAACCCGGCTGTGTCCGTTCGATGGGACGCAGCGCGCGGCTGAAGGGCAGGCGCGAGTTCTCGTTCGACACTTTCGTCGACGCGACGTTGTCCGTCTATCAGAAATCGATTCGACACAACCCCTACCGTTGGGTGACATCCATGAGGTCCGTTTGATGGCGATGAATATCTGGAAGAAGTACTGGGACTTGCGGACGCAGGAATGTCCGTGCGACGTGCACTTCGTCGAATGGCTGGAGTCCGTCCGTCTCAGGGGCGTGCGCATCTATCACTTCGGCACCGGCGGGCATCACCATGTCGGCGTGGAATGCGCGCGGCCGCACCTGAACAACACCGTCTTCGGCGTGACGGCGTCGCCGAAGGAATACAAGTCGTATGTCGATCTCGTCACGCGGCAACCGGAAGTCAGCAAGACCTACCTCGCGTACTTCGGCGACATCTATACGAGCAATTCGGGCTTGCTGCCGGCGTTCGACGTCGTCACGCTGTTCCATCTGTGCGAGTTCCGCGACGAGTCGAATAGCCGCTATGGCGCGAAGACCGACGAAGAGGTGCTCGACCTGTTCGCACGCCATACCGCAGCCAACGGCCATCTGCTGTTCTATAAGGGCTCGTCGGCATACCGGAAGGCCGAGCCGATCATCGCGCAGTGGGCGGCGAATGCCGATTTCGTCGAAGTCGGCGACTTCAAGACCCTGCGGATCTTCCGCAAGGCTGCGTAACCCCGCGTTTTTTCCCGTCCGCCGATGTTTACGTCCGCCCCGCGCCATCCGATCCTGATGTATCACCAGGTACGCCCGTTGCCGCCGCCGACCGACCGGCTGCGCAGCCTGAGCGTCGCACCCGATGCGTTCCGCCGCCAGATGTCGCTGTTCAAGCGGCTCGGCTACCGCGGGCTGAGCGTGCGCGAACTGCAGCCGTATCTGCGCGGCGAGCGCAGCGGGAAGGTCTTCGGCATCTCGTTCGACGACGGTTTTCTCAACGTGCTGACCCATGCGATGCCGGTGCTGGACGAGCTCGGGTTCACCGCGACCTGCTATTTCGTCGCCGGCCGCTTCGGCGGCGAGAACGACTGGGATGCAGGAGCCGACACCGCGCGCTCATCGCTGATGACCTGCGAGGACATGCTCGTGTGGCGCGATCACGGCCATGAAATCGGCTCGCATACGCTCGATCACGTCGCGCTGTCGCAGGTGCCCGGGTACGAGTCGGATCATCAGGTAAGCGAATCGAAGCGGCGGCTCGAGGCATTGAGCGGCCAGCGCGTCGAATCGTTCTGCTATCCGTACGGCGACCTGGATGCGCGGGTGCGCGACCAGGTCGCCGATGCCGGTTACGACAATGCGACGACGACCCGGCGCGGGTGCGCCGCCGCGGCCGACGATCCGTTCCTGCTGCCGCGGATTCCGGTCGCGGGCGGTGTCGGGGCCGTTCGGTTGTGGTTCAAGTGCATGAAGGCGCAGGTGCGGGCACGCGGGTAAAACGGCGCCGTCGCCGGCCCGTGCATCGATACATGGGCCGTTCACCACGACGGCGTTCGGCCCGTCCATGCAAGACCTTCACACGGACGAGCCAGCCGCCAGGTCAACCCGGCGAGCGAAACACGCGCGTCGCGGAAGGCGAACGCGCATGCTGCTTCAGGTACGCGAGCGCATCGTCGATCGACAGCACGTGCTGCTCCCCGCTCCTCATCCGCAACGACACCTCGCCGGCCAGCGCTTCCTTCCGTCCGGCCACCGCGACGATCGGCGCGGCCAGTTCCCGCGCGTCGAAAATCTTGCGCGTCAAGCGCTCGGAACGAAAGTCCCGCAGCACGCGACAGCCGATCTCCTCGAACGCGAACGCCGTGTTGTCCGCGAATGCACGGTCGTCCTCTCCGATGTTCGCGACGACGATCTGATCGGGCGCCAGCCACGTCGGCAACCAGCCCTCGTAATGCTCGAGCAGGATGCCGATGAACCGTTCGAGGCTCCCGAGTACCGCGTGATGCAGCATGACGGGCGTCGCGCGTGCGCCGTCCTCCGCGACATAGGTTGCGCCGAGCCGTTCCGGCAACACGAAGTCGAGCTGGATCGTCCCGCACTGCCACTTCCGCCCCTGGCGGTCGAGCAGATGAAACTCGAGCTTGGGGCCATAGAATGCCCCTTCTCCCGCCAGCATCGCGAAATCCAGGCCCGCCGCTCGCGCAGCCGACGCAAGCATCGCTTCCGCACGATCCCAGACCGCATCGTCGCCCGCGCGAACCGCCGGCCTCGTCGACAGCGCCACGTCGAATCCGTCGAACCCGAAGTCGGCATAGATCGTCTTCAGCAGCACGCAGAATCGCGCCACTTCGACCTCGACCTGATCGGGCAGGCAGAGCACGTGCGCATCGTCCTGCGTGAATGCACGGGCACGCATGAGCCCGTGCAGCGCGCCCGACGGCTCCGCGCGGTGCACTGCCCCGAATTCCGCGTAGCGGACCGGCAGGTCGCGATACGAGCGAACACCCTTCCTGAAAAGCTGCACATGGCACGGGCAGCTCATCGGCTTGAGGCAGTACGGGTTGCTGTCGCTCTCGAGCGAGAACATGTTTTTCCCGAACTTCTCCCAATGGCCGCTCTGTTCCCACAGCCCGCGCGACACAATCTGAGGTGTCCTGACTTCGGCGAAGCCGGCTTGCCGCATCCTGGCGCGAATGTATTCCTCGACGACCCGGTAAAGGACCATGCCGCGCGGGTGCCAGAAAATGGCGCCCGGACTTTCATCCTGCTGGTGAAACAGATCGAGTCTGCTGCCAAGCACTCGATGGTCGAAATCGTCCATCACGTTCTCCGTTGACGTCGATGCTGGACGAACGGAGCATGAAAAAAGCCCCGTCCGTTTCCGGCGGGGCTCCTGGGGATGATGTGACGCACTGGCCTACGACGTGCAACCTCCCCCCGGCCCGCCCTTGGCGGTCGTGGTGGTGGTCGTGGTGGTCGTGACGAAACGTGCGTTCATGGGGTGAATCTAGTCAACCTCGTGCCGGCTGTCAATCACGAGTTCGAATCGCG
It encodes the following:
- a CDS encoding alpha/beta hydrolase; its protein translation is MTGRTGVLLIHGLGGTQYDLGSLHKAMRRAGADTHMITLPGHGTRPEDLVGVRAEAWLDAVTEQYRALEREYDTLHVAGMCMGALVALLLCHRVQHARGRLALLATPVFIDGWSTPWYRSLRHVLYRVPGVAERMRVEEGDPFGIKNATIRAIVKKKFERQDSFHYAWVPLACVRQVDRMRDWALGAASGTPCPTLVLHAREDELTSLRSADFLLEKMPDARGIVLENSYHMICADNDRDDVARHVLEFFGFDPVHAVSPAMARRMGRPES
- a CDS encoding MASE1 domain-containing protein, with the protein product MDTKRSRPGLVAALLWAALYLATGYISHEFNGPVRLTGYIWLPAGVTVGAFMLRPVRDWLTLAGAFLVGQLALTAIEHGSLVNAVLFTIDEVGAAALAVWLVQRVRFSLEGLYFLRSVILAGLIAGVVGAIGGAAWYTTVKGAPFFDVWSVWAASDFVGVLLVTPVLASWSRFRAHRSGDHERFDLMLGIVAFVLLVIVALVIFDGDTSQKFGTGAGFALTYIPLFLTVAVTLLLGGRAGSSSVLVLALIVIEQTAQGDGPFSSFHEHYGSALLEAQLYLAVASLLVLTVSTLKTTRERVHEHAAVLQNNMELALASAGQIAYVLDPESGRIDWSGDVERVFGVGVDASQIASVPLVLERVQPGDREALSDYWNAEIAGEDRASLSLRIVLRDGGTQTITDHGAPLLDSNVDVTVVAGVWQIERVWPADE
- a CDS encoding GNAT family N-acetyltransferase translates to MKPAIDLRPASATDLPFLLTLRRLTMTEHLQRVGAPTDDAAHDQRIRAHFEDAMIVCAGAEAIGLLKVTRAAGEWHVHQIQILPAHQGRGIGEAVLNALLTDAAREHVPVSLSVLHGNPARRLYERLGFRLASETDTSASLIWRA
- a CDS encoding peptidylprolyl isomerase; the encoded protein is MKMKTTPNRLLLIAALAGALSGSVYAQTAATVATVNGTPITQTDVDTLLRASGQPDSPQVRQAIKNQLITRVLVQQAAEKANYGDKPEVKAAVQQAKATAEVQLYLRDNVKPEPVTDEQVKARYDALVATLGKSEYKPRVIVVKDPVTAATVLSELKAGKSFDGLARQYSMAPSRDSGGELPWVSFNTPAAEGRTGGLPLPVAQALEKLTVGAATKDSIPVDGVRAIVKLDAKRPTQVPGFEAAKPGLQQQLQAIAVEKASAQMIGNLLKDAKITQ
- a CDS encoding SMP-30/gluconolactonase/LRE family protein; the protein is MVARKRIQAALVAAAIAAIAPAAHAGNTTDWLANTYGTLAAHVGNVARAMWVAPEGVIYTASMWDEDEGGVAIYQNGKSIGSIGTHSEFQGSAITGNATSLFVALQPGKTYGSGAVGRYNRATKYRDRVIQISAATNQPRIDVVTGLATAGSLLYASDFYGNRVRVFTTDGVWQRDINVSAPGALAVDGAGNVWVAQKSAGAIVGFSPAGALLNTIRMAAGSQPSALYFDAAAAQLLVGDEGPDQNIKRYTVAGRPALAGTFGVRGGYLDTTTGIKGQVGAQRFTRIVGIGKDTGGNLYVLNNPWGGSWDLGRNGATDIHAYSSTGSLRYTLQSLNFEGIAAPDPVTDGALFYGGTHVYSGTAGGKFVANTVDPFAYPSDPRINMSDTQRDEHFGLLTSVGANRILVAAGQNPPVFYFYHFNAANGYIAIPDGSIPGPAFNTTQRVTSGFSIDSKGGVWAGLDKTGAITHYPLTGFDANGKPSWGPGVATRIPASILPLTRIVYLADSDTMVLAQGALGSNDWTSIGTRIEVYHGWSTGNTTKPDPVITLPHSGAKSIDAVGNHLFVGYWFSSSGPLWPNVDAFNLTTGNLDTTLVNASPATVDTSSAIDAMYSIRAYRRSNGEYVVMKNNVKGNSITVYRWTP